Proteins from one Muntiacus reevesi chromosome X, mMunRee1.1, whole genome shotgun sequence genomic window:
- the LOC136153879 gene encoding testis-specific Y-encoded protein 1-like has translation MARTTWRVRPEEGRSAQGTHRIFFEMSPSIQGAGVLRRAGAVGPSGMLQAAGGLPGEEAALFSGEAVEAGASLEERGVGDLQVFQLLVEAIIEEVEGVAEEEQEKASLQEQEDNPEEQGQEHLRPGDLSERPTLEELGAFTALQVELRSANEKDQRA, from the coding sequence ATGGCCAGGACCACATGGAGAGTGAGACCAGAGGAAGGCAGGAGCGCCCAGGGAACACATCGGATCTTCTTCGAGATGAGCCCAAGCATTCAGGGTGCAGGGGTCCTGAGACGTGCCGGTGCAGTGGGGCCATCAGGGATGTTGCAGGCAGCAGGTGGCCTACCAGGAGAGGAGGCTGCCCTCTTCAGTGGGGAGGCAGTGGAGGCAGGAGCGTCCCTGGAGGAGAGAGGTGTTGGGGATCTGCAAGTGTTCCAGCTGCTGGTGGAAGCCATCATTGAGGAGGttgaaggggtggcagaggaggagcaggagaaggCGTCATTGCAGGAGCAGGAGGATAATCCCGAGGAGCAGGGCCAAGAACATCTAAGGCCTGGAGACCTGAGTGAGCGGCCCACACTGGAGGAGTTGGGAGCATTCACAGCTCTGCAGGTGGAGCTGAGGTCTGCGAATGAGAAAGACCAAAGGGCCTAA